One region of Zingiber officinale cultivar Zhangliang chromosome 7B, Zo_v1.1, whole genome shotgun sequence genomic DNA includes:
- the LOC122005224 gene encoding 40S ribosomal protein S7 codes for MFTARKKIQKDKGLEPTEFEDTVAQAFFDLENGNQELKSDLKDLYINSAVQLDIAGNHKAVVIHIPHRLRKAYKKIHVRLVRELEKKFSGKDVVLIATRRILRPPKKGSAVVRPRSRTLTAVHDAILEDVVYPAEIVGKRVRYRLDGSKIIKIFLDPKERNNTEYKLTTFSGVYRKLCGKDVVFEYPVTENA; via the exons ATGTTTACTGCAAGGAAAAAGATCCAAAAGGACAAGGGTCTCGAGCCAACTGAATTTGAGGACACAGTTGCTCAG GCATTTTTTGATCTTGAGAATGGAAATCAGGAATTAAAGAGTGATTTGAAGGACCTTTACATCAATTCAGCAGT TCAGTTGGATATTGCTGGGAATCATAAAGCTGTGGTTATCCATATACCGCATAGACTTCGTAAAGCCTACAAGAAGATTCATGTGAGGCTGGTTAGGGAGTTGGAAAAGAAGTTCAGTGGGAAG GATGTGGTTCTTATTGCCACGCGAAGGATATTGAGGCCGCCAAAGAAAGGTTCTGCTGTTGTGCGCCCCCGCAGCCGCACTCTAACAGCAGTTCACGATGCCATCCTAGAAGATGTTGTCTACCCGGCTGAAATTGTTGGGAAGCGAGTGAGATATCGCCTGGATGGCTCTAAGATCATCAAG ATCTTCCTTGACCCGAAGGAACGCAACAACACTGAATATAAACTCACGACGTTCTCAGGAGTTTATCGAAAGCTCTGTGGGAAAGACGTGGTATTTGAGTACCCTGTTACCGAAAATGCCTAG
- the LOC122005225 gene encoding SAGA-associated factor 11-like, which yields MSALNDGSSSPRSQVTIEQRASRCFDDLLESIIVDVASECHRIARLGLDLNLEVEEEELRLSAQARMADPSCSSESNSKNVVDIFGQTHPPIASETFNCMNCGRPVTAGRFAPHLEKCMGKGRKALSKITRSTTIARNRHARGSPVTVYAPYSTSTNSNIVPEGTPRTAREEFAEYTFEEP from the exons ATGTCCGCCCTCAATGATGGCAGTTCGTCCCCTCGATCGCAGGTCACCATTGAGCAG CGTGCCTCTCGATGCTTCGATGATCTCCTCGAATCCATCATCGTGGATGTCGCATCGGAATGCCATCGGATAGCGAGGTTGGGCCTAGACCTCAATCTGGAAGTGGAAGAGGAGGAGCTTCGGCTCTCCGCGCAAGCCCGGATGGCGGATCCTAGCTGCAGTAGTGAATCAAATAGCAAAAATGTGGTGGACATCTTCGGCCAGACTCATCCACCCATCGCTAGCGAGACCTTCAACTGCATGAACTGTGGTCGGCCTGTCACGGCTGGAAGGTTCGCTCCTCACCTAGAGAAGTGCATGGGCAAG GGCCGTAAGGCGCTCTCGAAGATCACCAGAAGCACTACAATTGCAAGAAACCGGCATGCTCGTGGCAGTCCAGTGACGGTCTATGCTCCATATTCCACTAGTACTAACAGTAACATAGTTCCCGAAGGCACTCCAAGGACAGCCAGGGAGGAATTTGCAGAATACACATTCGAGGAGCCGTGA